In Ruminiclostridium papyrosolvens DSM 2782, the following proteins share a genomic window:
- the groL gene encoding chaperonin GroEL (60 kDa chaperone family; promotes refolding of misfolded polypeptides especially under stressful conditions; forms two stacked rings of heptamers to form a barrel-shaped 14mer; ends can be capped by GroES; misfolded proteins enter the barrel where they are refolded when GroES binds), with translation MAAKIISFDANARKSIENGVNKLADAVKVTLGPKGRNVVLEKKFGSPTITNDGVTIAKEIELEDPYENMGAQLVKEVASKTNDVAGDGTTTATLLAQAIVREGMKNIAAGANPIILKRGIEKATDKVVEVIKGNSQKIKGKNDMTFVATISSGDEKIGSLIADAMEKVTAEGVITIEENKASDTVIEIVEGMQFDRGYISPYMVTDNDKMEAVLEDPYILITEKKINNVQDLLPALELVVKNGGKMLLIAEDVEGDALATLVVNKLRGTFTCVAVKAPGFGDRRKEMLRDIAILTGGQVVSEEVGMDIKDIKLEWFGKAKSVKVQKENTIIVSGAGSQQEIKDRVESIKKQIELTTSSYDKEKLNERLAKLAGGVAVIRVGAATETEMKEKKYRIEDALNATRAAVEEGIVPGGGTAYLNAIPEVGKLVDTLHGDEKTGAAIILRALEEPLRQIAVNAGVDGSVIVEKVKSSEKGKGYDAAKDEYVDMFEAGIIDPVKVTRSAIQNAASVAAMILTTESAVAEKPEKKKAPAMPAGDMDY, from the coding sequence ATGGCTGCAAAAATAATTTCGTTTGATGCGAATGCAAGAAAATCAATTGAAAATGGTGTAAATAAATTGGCAGATGCCGTAAAGGTAACACTGGGACCTAAAGGCAGAAACGTAGTATTGGAGAAAAAATTCGGTTCTCCTACGATCACAAATGACGGTGTAACTATTGCAAAAGAGATTGAATTGGAAGACCCCTACGAGAACATGGGTGCTCAACTTGTAAAGGAAGTAGCCAGCAAGACCAATGATGTTGCTGGTGACGGAACTACCACAGCAACATTGCTCGCACAGGCAATTGTCAGAGAAGGCATGAAGAACATAGCCGCAGGTGCGAACCCCATAATACTTAAAAGAGGAATAGAAAAAGCCACTGATAAGGTGGTTGAGGTTATAAAGGGAAACAGCCAGAAAATCAAAGGCAAGAATGATATGACATTTGTAGCGACTATCTCTTCTGGAGATGAAAAAATAGGCAGCCTTATTGCCGATGCAATGGAGAAGGTTACAGCAGAAGGTGTCATTACCATTGAAGAAAATAAAGCCTCGGATACAGTAATAGAGATTGTTGAAGGTATGCAGTTTGACAGGGGCTACATCTCTCCATATATGGTTACAGACAACGATAAGATGGAAGCCGTTCTGGAAGACCCGTATATCCTTATAACAGAAAAGAAGATCAACAATGTACAGGATTTGCTGCCTGCCCTTGAGCTGGTGGTAAAGAACGGCGGGAAAATGCTTTTAATCGCAGAGGATGTTGAAGGAGATGCTTTGGCAACCTTGGTAGTAAACAAATTAAGAGGCACTTTCACCTGTGTGGCCGTAAAAGCTCCAGGCTTTGGCGACAGACGAAAAGAGATGTTGCGTGATATTGCAATCCTGACGGGCGGACAGGTTGTATCCGAAGAAGTGGGCATGGACATTAAGGATATTAAGCTCGAATGGTTTGGAAAAGCAAAATCGGTAAAAGTCCAGAAAGAAAATACTATTATTGTGAGCGGTGCGGGAAGCCAGCAAGAAATAAAGGACAGGGTTGAATCCATCAAAAAGCAAATAGAGCTTACAACCTCAAGCTATGATAAGGAGAAGCTCAATGAAAGATTGGCGAAGCTGGCTGGCGGTGTAGCAGTAATCCGTGTCGGGGCTGCAACAGAAACCGAAATGAAGGAAAAGAAATACAGAATTGAGGATGCTCTCAATGCAACCAGAGCAGCTGTAGAAGAAGGAATTGTCCCTGGTGGCGGTACAGCTTATCTCAATGCAATACCAGAAGTTGGGAAATTAGTAGATACTCTTCATGGTGATGAAAAGACAGGAGCTGCGATTATATTAAGAGCTTTGGAGGAACCGCTCCGTCAAATTGCTGTCAACGCTGGTGTTGATGGTTCGGTAATTGTAGAAAAAGTGAAAAGCAGTGAAAAAGGAAAGGGCTACGATGCTGCAAAAGATGAATATGTAGATATGTTTGAAGCAGGAATTATCGACCCTGTGAAAGTGACCAGATCTGCTATCCAGAACGCAGCATCGGTGGCAGCGATGATCCTGACCACAGAAAGTGCTGTAGCTGAAAAGCCAGAGAAAAAGAAAGCTCCAGCAATGCCTGCAGGGGATATGGACTACTAA
- a CDS encoding co-chaperone GroES yields the protein MQVKPLGTRVLLKEVETQETTKSGIVLPSNAKEKPFVAEVVEVGPGEIKDGREIKMQVKKGDKVLYSKYAGTEIKLDSQKYLIVQQEDILAIVE from the coding sequence ATGCAAGTTAAACCATTAGGAACAAGAGTTCTACTTAAAGAGGTAGAAACACAAGAGACCACAAAGAGTGGCATTGTTCTGCCCTCAAATGCAAAAGAGAAGCCGTTTGTGGCAGAAGTGGTTGAAGTCGGTCCTGGTGAAATCAAGGACGGTAGGGAAATTAAAATGCAGGTAAAAAAGGGAGATAAGGTACTCTACAGCAAGTATGCAGGGACCGAAATCAAACTGGACAGTCAGAAATACCTGATAGTACAACAGGAAGATATTTTAGCAATTGTAGAGTAA
- a CDS encoding putative ABC transporter permease: MCGSFYDVGIYFMLYSFIGWLLEVVYAFHEERRFVNRGILAGPICPIYGFGTLLILNIGSLLKLQNPGFLSNIIFIILLTTALEYLTGYILETFLKVKAWDYSNEFCNIRGRICLKFSILWGLLGCFIIYGLHPIVAQFMNEVNEDMKIIAAFMLLGFILMDMIKAILPRIASMKELKSRVSLPVHIFKV; this comes from the coding sequence ATGTGTGGCAGCTTTTATGATGTAGGAATTTATTTTATGCTGTACTCCTTTATCGGATGGCTTCTTGAGGTTGTGTACGCTTTCCATGAGGAAAGAAGATTTGTAAATCGAGGCATTTTGGCAGGACCTATCTGTCCTATATACGGTTTTGGAACACTTTTGATTCTAAATATTGGTTCCCTCTTGAAACTCCAGAATCCAGGCTTTTTAAGCAATATCATATTCATAATTCTGCTTACCACTGCTTTGGAGTATCTGACGGGATATATACTGGAGACGTTCCTTAAGGTGAAAGCCTGGGATTACAGCAATGAATTTTGCAATATAAGAGGGCGGATTTGCCTGAAGTTTTCGATATTATGGGGACTGCTTGGGTGCTTTATCATTTATGGCTTACATCCGATAGTGGCACAGTTTATGAATGAAGTTAATGAAGATATGAAAATAATTGCCGCTTTCATGCTTCTTGGATTTATTTTAATGGACATGATAAAGGCTATTCTTCCAAGAATTGCTTCTATGAAGGAGTTAAAATCCCGTGTGAGCCTGCCTGTTCATATCTTCAAGGTGTAA
- a CDS encoding Hsp20/alpha crystallin family protein produces MALVPWNPFRDMDNIGREMSSFFDFPSKIFGGFSSPRVDVYQTEEDVVVKAEIPGVSKDDLNLYIDENTVRLTGQTKRENELKDENAYRTERYYGSFSRTIPLPVEVKSEQAKAEYKDGILSITVPKVEPSKIKSRKIDIQ; encoded by the coding sequence ATGGCTCTTGTACCATGGAATCCTTTTAGGGATATGGATAATATCGGCAGGGAAATGAGCAGTTTCTTTGATTTTCCCTCAAAAATATTTGGAGGCTTCTCTTCTCCCCGTGTGGATGTTTACCAGACGGAAGAGGATGTAGTTGTAAAAGCAGAAATACCTGGCGTTTCAAAGGATGATCTGAACTTATATATCGACGAGAATACTGTAAGACTTACAGGTCAGACAAAGAGGGAAAACGAACTGAAGGATGAAAATGCTTACAGGACAGAACGGTATTACGGCAGCTTTTCAAGGACAATCCCGCTGCCTGTCGAGGTAAAATCAGAACAGGCGAAAGCAGAGTATAAGGATGGTATCCTTTCAATTACAGTACCGAAGGTTGAGCCTTCAAAAATAAAGAGTAGAAAGATTGATATTCAGTAG
- a CDS encoding aspartyl-phosphate phosphatase Spo0E family protein, with the protein MLTDKINELREELNKQVISGDVHKQSILRLSQKLYAYIVEYLKNNDCKRIGNKIYIKK; encoded by the coding sequence ATGCTGACGGATAAAATCAATGAATTGAGAGAAGAATTGAATAAACAGGTGATAAGCGGTGATGTACATAAGCAATCGATTCTGCGATTAAGCCAGAAACTGTATGCATATATTGTGGAATATCTGAAAAATAATGACTGCAAAAGAATAGGAAATAAAATTTATATAAAAAAGTAA
- the glmS gene encoding glutamine--fructose-6-phosphate transaminase (isomerizing), with amino-acid sequence MCGIVGYIGDKKAVPVLINGLSKLEYRGYDSAGVSVNEGGILKVIKCKGRLACLEEKLESQKLNGNMGIGHTRWATHGEPNDVNSHPHISQSGEIVVVHNGIIENYMQIKEFLKGQGYVFKSETDTEVIAHLVEYYYDGDLVDAVMKAIDEIEGSYALGVICKDDENMFVCARKDSPLIIGLGEGENFIASDIPAILEYTRNIYILEDKEVAILTRDSVQVFNSLGAPVDKEIFKVNWDVEAAEKGGYEHFMMKEMYEEPKVIRDTINPRLKDGGLVLDNVTITEEDINKLDKIYIVACGTAYHAGVIGKYIIEKLCRIPVEVDVASEFRYRDPLISDKNMTIIISQSGETLDTLFALRESKKRGARILSIVNVIGSSIARDSDDVLYTWAGPEIAVASTKAYNTQLTALYMVALELGLKKGTITKEEADTILNQLKEIPNDIEKILENKEDIQKFAHQHYNAKSIFFIGRGLDYALSLEGSLKLKEISYIHSEAYAGGELKHGTIALIEKGTLVVCPMTQDTLFDKMVSNIREVKARGAVVLAITQEKHAEELRKTADTVITIPDVDSLTAPISAVTPLQLFAYYMAIEKGCDVDKPRNLAKSVTVE; translated from the coding sequence ATGTGCGGAATAGTTGGATATATTGGCGATAAAAAAGCAGTACCTGTTCTTATAAATGGATTGTCAAAGCTTGAATACAGGGGTTATGATTCAGCAGGAGTCTCTGTTAATGAGGGCGGAATTTTAAAGGTTATCAAGTGCAAGGGCAGACTTGCATGTCTGGAAGAAAAGCTTGAATCACAGAAGTTAAACGGTAATATGGGAATCGGCCATACAAGATGGGCTACTCACGGAGAGCCAAACGATGTTAATTCACATCCACACATAAGTCAGTCTGGTGAAATAGTTGTTGTCCATAACGGAATTATTGAGAACTATATGCAAATTAAAGAGTTTTTAAAAGGTCAGGGATATGTTTTTAAGTCAGAGACTGATACTGAAGTTATTGCGCATCTTGTGGAGTATTACTACGATGGAGACCTTGTAGATGCAGTAATGAAAGCTATTGATGAAATCGAAGGTTCCTATGCACTGGGAGTAATTTGCAAGGACGATGAGAATATGTTCGTATGTGCGAGAAAAGACAGTCCTTTGATTATAGGACTTGGGGAAGGCGAGAACTTCATTGCTTCAGATATTCCTGCAATTCTTGAATATACAAGAAATATTTACATTCTTGAGGATAAGGAAGTTGCTATTCTTACAAGGGACAGCGTACAGGTTTTCAATAGCCTCGGAGCTCCTGTTGATAAAGAGATTTTCAAGGTAAATTGGGATGTGGAAGCTGCTGAAAAGGGTGGCTATGAGCATTTTATGATGAAGGAAATGTATGAAGAACCAAAGGTTATTAGAGACACTATAAATCCTCGTTTAAAGGACGGAGGACTGGTTCTTGATAATGTAACTATTACTGAGGAAGATATTAACAAGCTGGATAAAATATATATTGTTGCCTGTGGAACAGCATATCATGCGGGTGTTATCGGAAAATACATTATAGAGAAGCTTTGCAGAATCCCTGTAGAAGTAGATGTTGCATCTGAGTTCCGTTACCGTGATCCTCTTATTTCTGATAAGAATATGACAATAATCATAAGCCAGTCGGGGGAAACTCTTGATACACTGTTTGCACTCCGTGAGTCAAAGAAGAGAGGAGCAAGAATTCTATCTATAGTTAATGTTATAGGCAGTTCTATTGCACGTGACTCAGACGACGTTCTGTACACATGGGCGGGGCCTGAAATTGCAGTTGCATCAACAAAAGCGTACAACACGCAGCTGACGGCTCTTTATATGGTGGCTCTGGAACTTGGACTCAAAAAGGGTACAATAACAAAAGAGGAAGCCGATACTATTTTGAATCAGCTAAAGGAGATCCCAAACGATATTGAAAAGATTCTGGAGAATAAAGAAGATATTCAGAAGTTTGCTCATCAGCATTACAATGCCAAGAGTATATTCTTTATCGGAAGAGGCCTTGATTATGCTCTCTCATTGGAAGGCTCTTTAAAGCTTAAGGAAATCTCCTACATTCACTCGGAGGCATACGCAGGTGGCGAATTAAAGCACGGAACTATAGCACTTATTGAAAAAGGAACTCTTGTTGTCTGCCCAATGACTCAGGATACCCTGTTTGATAAAATGGTAAGTAATATCCGTGAGGTTAAAGCCAGAGGTGCAGTGGTTCTAGCCATTACACAGGAAAAGCATGCAGAAGAACTGCGAAAGACAGCGGACACTGTAATTACCATACCGGACGTGGACTCATTAACTGCTCCGATTTCAGCCGTTACTCCTCTACAGCTATTTGCTTACTATATGGCAATAGAAAAGGGCTGCGATGTTGATAAGCCGAGGAATCTTGCAAAGAGTGTAACGGTGGAGTAG
- the glmM gene encoding phosphoglucosamine mutase, with protein sequence MGRLFGTDGVRGVANLELTPKLAYQLGQAGAYVLTGETKHTPKILVGMDTRISGDMLEAALISGICSVGAQVVSLGVIPTPAIAYLTRQYDADAGVVISASHNPFEYNGIKFFNSNGYKLPDAIEDKIEEIIQNDGEDLPKPVGQNIGFKCYQENALEDYVNFVKGTISGDLEGIKVAIDCANGASFQAAPMALFDLKAEVSVINNEPDGTNINSGCGSTHMQQLQAYVKEIKADIGLAFDGDADRVLAVDENGNIVDGDQIMAIIGLYLKDKGVLAQNTVVATVMSNMGLDIMAKNNGLNIEKTKVGDRYVLEEMLNKGYMLGGEQSGHIIFLDHNTTGDGLLTAVQLMKVLKDSGKKLSELASVMQILPQILINAKVTNEKKYKYLDDEVIKKMCKELEDEFKGEGRVLIRPSGTEPLVRVMIEGKNKDIITRRAKELVRVIEGRLS encoded by the coding sequence ATGGGAAGATTATTTGGAACTGACGGGGTCAGAGGTGTTGCAAATCTTGAGTTGACTCCAAAACTTGCATATCAGCTTGGTCAGGCAGGTGCTTACGTACTTACGGGAGAAACCAAGCATACACCTAAGATACTTGTTGGTATGGATACAAGAATATCAGGGGATATGCTGGAAGCTGCTCTGATTTCGGGAATTTGCTCTGTAGGGGCGCAGGTTGTCAGCCTTGGAGTAATTCCAACTCCTGCAATAGCGTACCTTACAAGACAATATGATGCCGATGCCGGTGTTGTTATTTCAGCTTCACATAACCCTTTTGAATATAACGGTATAAAGTTTTTCAATTCAAACGGGTATAAGCTGCCTGATGCTATTGAAGACAAGATTGAAGAAATAATACAAAATGACGGTGAAGATTTGCCTAAGCCTGTTGGTCAGAATATTGGCTTTAAATGCTATCAGGAAAATGCACTCGAAGATTACGTAAACTTTGTAAAGGGAACTATTTCAGGTGACCTTGAAGGAATAAAGGTAGCAATTGACTGTGCAAACGGGGCATCCTTTCAAGCGGCTCCTATGGCGCTGTTTGATTTAAAAGCAGAAGTGAGTGTTATAAATAATGAACCAGACGGAACAAATATAAACAGCGGGTGCGGTTCTACACATATGCAGCAGCTTCAGGCGTATGTAAAGGAGATAAAGGCTGACATAGGTCTTGCTTTTGACGGAGATGCTGACAGAGTTCTTGCTGTTGATGAAAACGGTAATATTGTAGACGGCGACCAGATAATGGCTATTATAGGCCTATACCTGAAAGATAAAGGGGTGCTGGCTCAAAATACAGTTGTAGCAACAGTTATGAGCAATATGGGACTTGATATTATGGCTAAAAATAACGGACTTAATATTGAGAAGACAAAGGTTGGAGACAGATATGTTCTGGAAGAAATGCTCAATAAAGGATACATGCTTGGCGGTGAGCAGTCCGGACATATTATTTTCCTAGACCACAATACTACCGGAGACGGTCTTTTAACTGCCGTTCAGCTGATGAAGGTTTTAAAGGATTCCGGCAAAAAGCTTTCAGAGCTTGCCAGCGTAATGCAGATATTGCCACAGATATTAATAAATGCAAAAGTAACCAATGAAAAGAAGTACAAATATCTGGATGACGAAGTAATTAAGAAAATGTGCAAGGAGCTAGAGGACGAGTTCAAGGGAGAAGGAAGAGTTCTTATAAGACCTTCAGGTACCGAGCCTTTGGTTAGGGTAATGATTGAAGGCAAGAACAAGGACATTATTACCAGACGTGCAAAGGAACTCGTAAGGGTTATTGAAGGAAGGTTGTCATAA
- a CDS encoding NAD(P)/FAD-dependent oxidoreductase, protein MKIIISNLVTTLDGGQKELEHQVLQKLRINSDLVKNIKIVKQSTDARKKPGIRFVYSVSCELKDSIKIPADKDIRILEELPKEELLPGNKQMQGRPLVVGFGPAGIFCALVLAQNGYRPIVIERGGNVIERTQKVSVYWNGGNLDTETNVQFGEGGAGTFSDGKLTTRINDARCEKVLNEFHKFGAPDEILYKAKPHIGTDILKNIIVQMRREIEHLGGTVLFNTKMVDVKTLDGEICGVHTNTNSLIDTNAVVLALGHSARDTFEMLYRRGITFVQKPFSIGVRIEHPQEVIDTAQYGDAAGHPTLGPADYQLFCKFLERTAYSFCMCPGGVVVASASETDTIVTNGMSEFKRDKDNANSALVVSVGPGDFEGQHPLAGIEFQRKWERLAFETGGRNNSAPVQRLEDFLEGRTGGLGSVKPSYTGETKCADINNCLPKYVTDSIKQSISYFDRRLKGFGMKDALLTGVETRTSSPVRIPRNDMLECVDLQGLYPAGEGAGYAGGIVSAAVDGIRIAEQIIKTYAIPK, encoded by the coding sequence ATGAAAATTATAATATCAAATCTGGTAACGACACTTGATGGAGGCCAAAAGGAACTTGAACATCAGGTGCTTCAAAAGCTTAGGATAAACAGCGATTTAGTTAAAAATATAAAAATAGTTAAACAATCAACAGATGCCAGGAAAAAACCTGGCATACGTTTTGTCTACTCGGTTTCATGTGAGCTAAAGGATAGTATTAAAATACCTGCCGATAAGGACATTCGAATCCTTGAAGAATTGCCCAAGGAAGAATTACTTCCGGGAAATAAACAAATGCAGGGAAGACCTCTGGTAGTAGGCTTTGGCCCTGCGGGTATTTTCTGCGCACTTGTTCTGGCTCAGAACGGATATAGGCCCATTGTAATTGAAAGAGGCGGGAATGTCATTGAACGTACTCAAAAGGTGTCTGTTTACTGGAACGGGGGAAACCTTGACACCGAAACAAATGTACAGTTCGGTGAAGGTGGAGCGGGTACGTTCTCCGATGGCAAGCTCACAACGAGAATAAATGATGCAAGGTGCGAAAAGGTTCTAAATGAATTTCACAAGTTTGGTGCACCTGACGAAATATTATACAAAGCAAAACCTCATATTGGGACTGATATTCTGAAGAATATTATAGTACAAATGAGAAGGGAAATTGAACATCTTGGGGGAACAGTTCTTTTTAACACAAAGATGGTAGATGTTAAGACTCTGGATGGAGAAATTTGCGGGGTTCATACCAATACAAACTCTTTGATTGACACAAATGCAGTAGTACTGGCTCTTGGACATAGTGCAAGGGATACCTTTGAAATGCTGTATAGAAGGGGAATTACCTTTGTTCAGAAGCCATTTTCAATTGGGGTGAGAATAGAACATCCTCAGGAGGTTATAGACACTGCACAATATGGTGATGCAGCAGGACATCCCACTCTGGGGCCGGCAGATTACCAACTTTTCTGCAAATTTTTGGAGCGTACGGCGTATTCCTTCTGTATGTGTCCCGGGGGAGTGGTTGTGGCCTCGGCCTCTGAGACAGACACCATTGTCACTAATGGTATGAGTGAATTTAAACGCGACAAGGATAATGCCAACAGTGCATTAGTAGTTTCCGTAGGACCCGGAGATTTTGAAGGTCAGCACCCTCTTGCAGGAATCGAGTTTCAGAGAAAGTGGGAAAGACTTGCTTTTGAAACAGGAGGAAGAAATAATAGCGCTCCCGTACAAAGGCTTGAGGATTTTCTGGAAGGAAGGACAGGGGGACTTGGTAGTGTAAAGCCCAGCTATACAGGAGAAACCAAATGTGCTGATATTAATAATTGCCTGCCGAAATATGTGACGGACAGTATAAAACAGTCAATAAGCTATTTCGACAGAAGGTTAAAAGGGTTTGGTATGAAGGATGCATTGCTTACAGGTGTTGAGACAAGAACCTCATCTCCCGTGAGAATACCAAGAAACGATATGCTTGAATGTGTTGATTTGCAGGGACTTTACCCGGCAGGCGAGGGAGCAGGGTATGCGGGTGGAATAGTTAGTGCCGCTGTGGATGGAATACGGATAGCAGAACAAATTATTAAAACTTATGCAATTCCGAAATAG
- a CDS encoding CdaR family protein, whose protein sequence is MKEFLKKDLTLKIFSIVFAISLWFAINPVQTQHYTVPLNIINEESLKSQGLVLNSKNFNKYVVVDVRDKGDVLNNIKDSEFEVTLDLSKVKSVDDKVIALEPPVYLGRERVNPKNIELKQKTITLDLARIEENPFIVQVETQGKLPAGYEIISKTARPNTVSIQDVDTVIASVGSVKAFVDVTGLDRNLEIRKECKVYDKKGVEMPGLSKKLNVDIKIEIGKRVPVIPITQGIPAENFLEGEYSVKPNSILVTGEPDIMDKVNEVKTVPINIDKADKTLNTQVLLQIPNGLKLVSSTREVSVEVKIIPLDVKTYKFEPRDMTLEGTINDNTLAYEIKEPVSVSLKGKKEDMANVTVNSLSAKVDVNGLKEGEHRIPIKITLPPNITQSGETKVLVKISKVPEEENQNLQDAR, encoded by the coding sequence GTGAAAGAATTCCTGAAGAAGGATCTAACATTAAAAATATTTTCAATAGTATTTGCTATATCTCTGTGGTTTGCAATTAACCCTGTACAGACTCAACATTATACTGTTCCATTAAATATAATAAATGAGGAGAGTCTTAAATCACAAGGACTTGTTCTGAACAGTAAAAACTTCAACAAATACGTTGTAGTGGATGTCAGGGATAAGGGAGATGTTCTTAATAATATAAAGGACAGTGAGTTTGAAGTAACACTTGACTTGTCAAAAGTTAAAAGTGTAGATGACAAGGTTATTGCATTGGAACCACCTGTTTACTTGGGCAGGGAAAGAGTTAACCCTAAAAATATAGAGCTAAAGCAAAAAACCATCACACTTGATTTGGCACGTATTGAGGAGAATCCTTTTATAGTTCAGGTGGAAACTCAGGGCAAACTTCCTGCAGGTTACGAAATAATTTCAAAAACTGCACGGCCAAATACAGTATCAATTCAGGACGTGGATACTGTTATAGCCTCGGTTGGCTCTGTAAAGGCCTTTGTTGACGTAACCGGACTTGACAGAAATCTGGAAATCCGGAAGGAATGTAAGGTGTACGACAAAAAAGGCGTGGAGATGCCGGGATTAAGCAAGAAGCTTAACGTTGACATAAAGATAGAGATAGGTAAAAGAGTACCTGTTATACCTATTACACAAGGTATTCCTGCGGAAAACTTCCTTGAAGGCGAATATTCAGTAAAACCTAACAGCATACTAGTTACGGGTGAACCGGATATTATGGATAAAGTTAATGAGGTTAAGACTGTTCCGATAAATATTGATAAAGCAGATAAAACTTTAAATACTCAGGTTTTATTGCAGATACCAAATGGACTCAAGCTTGTGAGTTCTACCCGTGAAGTTAGTGTTGAGGTAAAGATTATTCCATTGGATGTAAAGACTTATAAATTTGAGCCAAGGGATATGACTCTGGAAGGCACCATAAATGACAATACACTTGCTTATGAGATAAAAGAGCCTGTGTCGGTTTCTTTAAAAGGGAAAAAGGAAGATATGGCTAATGTAACGGTGAACAGCCTTTCGGCAAAGGTTGATGTAAACGGGCTTAAAGAAGGAGAACACCGTATTCCCATAAAGATTACGCTTCCGCCCAACATTACACAATCAGGTGAGACGAAAGTACTTGTAAAAATATCAAAAGTACCGGAAGAAGAAAATCAGAATTTGCAGGATGCAAGGTGA
- the cdaA gene encoding diadenylate cyclase CdaA: MLDAVAVSFKSILDFLSVYVPFTQPLEILRSLVDVSIVSYLTYKLIQLVKETRAWQLVKGIVVILVVAMLSDWLKLRTLAYILNKTIELAGFALVVVFQPELRRGLEQIGRSNFKGFFSFDEKDITIHTTFTIEEIVKACTEMSRTKTGALIVVERETKLGEIINTGTRLDSSVSAELIMNIFTPNTPLHDGALILRNNKLKSAACFLPLTDNPNLSKELGTRHRAALGITEVSDCIAVVVSEETGKISYALNGGLSRNLTPDILRKALNKNLLEKKSVNKKLALWKGKSK; encoded by the coding sequence TTGCTGGATGCTGTTGCTGTTAGTTTTAAAAGCATATTGGATTTTTTATCGGTATATGTACCATTTACCCAGCCATTGGAAATACTGCGCTCACTAGTTGACGTAAGTATTGTTTCGTATCTGACTTATAAGCTGATTCAGCTTGTAAAGGAGACAAGAGCGTGGCAGCTGGTAAAGGGTATTGTTGTAATTCTCGTTGTAGCAATGCTCAGTGACTGGCTTAAATTACGTACACTAGCTTATATACTGAACAAAACTATAGAGCTTGCGGGATTTGCACTGGTAGTTGTATTCCAGCCTGAGTTAAGGCGTGGACTTGAGCAGATTGGAAGAAGCAACTTTAAAGGCTTTTTCAGTTTTGATGAAAAGGATATCACTATACATACGACTTTTACAATAGAAGAAATAGTAAAAGCGTGTACGGAGATGTCAAGGACAAAAACCGGAGCGCTTATTGTAGTTGAACGTGAGACAAAGCTAGGTGAAATCATAAATACGGGAACACGGCTTGATTCAAGTGTCAGTGCTGAGCTGATTATGAATATATTTACACCGAATACGCCGCTGCACGACGGAGCTTTGATTTTAAGGAATAATAAACTTAAATCAGCGGCGTGTTTTCTTCCTCTTACCGATAACCCAAACCTGAGCAAGGAGCTGGGCACCAGACACAGAGCTGCGCTGGGTATTACGGAAGTATCGGACTGCATAGCGGTAGTTGTATCGGAAGAAACGGGAAAAATATCTTATGCCTTAAACGGCGGTTTGAGCAGAAATCTTACGCCTGATATTTTACGAAAGGCGTTAAATAAAAATTTACTTGAAAAGAAGTCTGTAAACAAGAAGCTGGCACTTTGGAAGGGGAAATCAAAGTGA